The genomic interval TTACAGGAGAAATTTCATATCCTCTTCGGTGCTTTTTCTCTAATCGCCTGAGAGTGAGATTATTGATAGCTTCCCGTAGCGCGTTTCGCGTGAATGCTGATCTTGTCGTTTTAAGTTCCCTTACCACTCTGTCAACAGCTTTAACCAAATCGTCCTCTAATGTCATTTGTATTGTTCTCATAAATCTTCCCCCTGTTTTTATATGGAGTAATTATTCAGCCACAGATGGACACAGATGAAACACTGATTTTATTTTTTTATCCGTGCTAATCCGTGTTAATCAATGGCTGAATAGTTACTTTATTTCTATGTCTTCTCTGTTCCTCTGTGTCTCTGCGGTAAAAGACTACCTGAACGATTACCGCAGATTTAATAATCTGTATCCTCTGTATCCTCTGCGGATTTTACCTCATCATTCAAAAATGTTTTAATCCCTAATTTCTCTGCCCATTTCATCATATATTTTAAATCAAGTTTACCTCTCTGGATTATAAGTATCTGGTGAATATCTTCTATATCCCGAGTTCGACCGGCTAAAAGTTTATAGAGGATTGTATCCTCTGGAGCTATTACAGGAATAGTTAGATTTCCAATTTTAACATTCTGTTTTCTAACTAAAGCCTCTTTTGAATACCTACTTTTTGCCAGAAATAGGTCAATATAAATCTCCTGTTCCTCAATAGGATAAATTAGTGTAATAAATGGTAAATTTTGAATAAGTTTTATGGGATTACTTTTATCGTATATAAATCCTTCTTTAGTAAGTTCTTTAAGGAAATTTTCTAAATTACTCCTTTCAATATCAATAACTCCATCAATATCATAAGTAGCTCGTGGTTCTGCCCAAACACTTATAGCCAGTCCTCCCATAAACATAATAGGTATCTGTTCGTTTTGAGTTATCTTCAATATCTTAGCGATGATATCTAAAAGTATATTTGTAATTATCATATTATCTTTGCCATAGTCTGTTGGGTGATAAGCCGATTTTTTTGCCTTATATTATTTAGTCGTCTCCAAAATTCTTTTTTAGCTAACACCTCATCATTTAGATTTAATTTTATTCCTTCGAACATTAAATTAGCTGATAGGTCACATAATTCTAACCAAACAATCGCTTTTTGTTCTAATGAATTCCAACTCTGATAATATCTCATTTTACTTTATCCTTTCCTTTCCGCAGATTTCACAGATTGTTTTATTCAACCCTTACATCAAAGTATACATTCCCATTACCTTTAGGCTCAACATCTCCTATCTCCCATTTAATATGAGTTACGGGTGCTGTTTGTGATGAATCATAATTTAACCCACCATCATGTGAATAATAGATATTTCCTGTTCCTCCATAAGCAGAATTAGAGATATAAGTTGTCCCATCAGGGATTCCATCTATCAAGACGAGATTAGTTGCCGTCCCTGACCCTATATTTTCATAACTAAGTGTATAGGTTAAAGTTCCCCCAGAAG from bacterium carries:
- a CDS encoding ribbon-helix-helix domain-containing protein, producing MRTIQMTLEDDLVKAVDRVVRELKTTRSAFTRNALREAINNLTLRRLEKKHRRGYEISPVNKDEFSVWEREQNWGDK
- a CDS encoding nucleotidyl transferase AbiEii/AbiGii toxin family protein, which translates into the protein MIITNILLDIIAKILKITQNEQIPIMFMGGLAISVWAEPRATYDIDGVIDIERSNLENFLKELTKEGFIYDKSNPIKLIQNLPFITLIYPIEEQEIYIDLFLAKSRYSKEALVRKQNVKIGNLTIPVIAPEDTILYKLLAGRTRDIEDIHQILIIQRGKLDLKYMMKWAEKLGIKTFLNDEVKSAEDTEDTDY